In Candidatus Methanoperedens sp., the following are encoded in one genomic region:
- a CDS encoding ABC transporter: MSEIEGIYAVWLREAKIYIREKERLISSVISPLLWIFGFGAGLGSTVEKVSGYPYQIFIYPGIMVMTVLFTSLFYGVYIIWDRKLDFLKEVLVAPISRASVFAGKMLGGATDAMVQVVYLIIIGFFISIPFTPLVIVEAFLMLLLISIAMVSIGLVIGANLKSPEGFSLVINFVMWPMFFFSGALFPVNNLAPWLSAVTYINPLTYGVDAMRGIILGINHFPILLDAGVLVLFAAIMMEIGILSFRKM, from the coding sequence ATGAGCGAGATAGAAGGTATATATGCAGTCTGGCTTCGGGAAGCAAAAATCTATATTCGTGAGAAAGAGCGGCTTATTTCATCGGTCATCTCGCCGCTTCTCTGGATATTCGGGTTCGGGGCAGGTCTTGGCTCAACAGTCGAAAAAGTCAGCGGGTATCCGTATCAGATATTTATCTATCCCGGGATAATGGTCATGACAGTATTATTCACATCGCTTTTTTATGGCGTGTACATTATCTGGGACAGGAAACTTGATTTCTTAAAGGAAGTGCTTGTTGCGCCCATATCAAGAGCAAGCGTATTTGCGGGAAAGATGCTGGGCGGGGCAACTGATGCAATGGTGCAGGTGGTATATCTCATAATTATAGGATTTTTTATAAGTATTCCCTTTACCCCTCTTGTGATCGTAGAAGCGTTCCTGATGCTTCTCCTTATCTCAATAGCAATGGTGAGTATAGGTCTTGTAATAGGAGCGAACCTGAAAAGCCCCGAGGGTTTCAGCCTTGTGATTAACTTTGTAATGTGGCCCATGTTCTTCTTCAGCGGCGCTCTTTTCCCTGTGAACAATCTTGCGCCCTGGCTTTCTGCTGTCACTTATATCAACCCGCTGACCTACGGAGTGGATGCCATGCGCGGTATCATCCTGGGGATAAACCATTTTCCAATCCTGCTGGATGCCGGGGTGCTGGTATTGTTTGCGGCTATCATGATGGAGATCGGTATACTGAGTTTCAGGAAAATGTAA